A window of the Vibrio pomeroyi genome harbors these coding sequences:
- a CDS encoding site-specific integrase has translation MHHIYVDEYQRPILLPCLFARYTELQGVRVEIKSYKNRDTNQKEDVIKLAEIGTDASYKICNHLGRFLEWVDAYDRNCYVKLSIHTALPQEIINEYINDYLIEECRGSEHVARQAVNALSAYYNWLMYFFDNKYKAIYIKPKFREAARNNSRAEKTVKYLLPQTRQLFYQNSDSLLEELVLRCGGELGLRTKENQGLLLNDYTANTQKHKGILTLFDELERHPEKEEFKYHLSSLYTKYSRSRTLYIPRSLLEKMKLYYDTERPLSESNHLFVSSSSNHSYGDCISKRFATDTFAKVRSKLMIEIDKHPERFTSYQEIQKLTVYHHLRHSFGTDLFYNLCRNENKRYESIVTSSSIYLTTAVRLGHKVEGRMANNVTKEYIHSCGLREQLLTESINGY, from the coding sequence ATGCATCATATATACGTTGATGAGTATCAGCGTCCAATCCTACTCCCATGTTTGTTTGCTAGGTATACGGAGCTACAAGGTGTAAGAGTTGAGATCAAATCGTATAAAAACAGGGATACGAATCAGAAAGAGGATGTAATCAAACTTGCTGAGATCGGCACAGATGCTAGTTACAAAATATGTAACCATTTAGGGCGTTTCCTTGAGTGGGTAGATGCTTACGATAGAAATTGTTACGTCAAGCTTTCTATTCACACAGCGTTACCTCAAGAAATTATTAATGAATACATTAACGACTACCTTATTGAAGAGTGTCGAGGTAGTGAACATGTTGCGAGGCAAGCCGTAAATGCATTGTCTGCATATTATAATTGGCTGATGTACTTTTTTGATAATAAGTACAAAGCAATATACATCAAACCAAAATTTCGTGAGGCAGCAAGAAACAACAGCAGAGCTGAGAAGACTGTTAAATATCTTCTTCCCCAAACAAGACAGCTTTTCTATCAAAACTCCGACTCGCTTCTAGAGGAGTTAGTTCTTAGGTGTGGTGGGGAGCTTGGTCTTCGTACTAAGGAAAATCAAGGGCTGCTGTTGAATGACTACACGGCAAATACTCAAAAACATAAAGGGATATTAACCTTGTTTGATGAGTTAGAACGACACCCAGAAAAGGAAGAGTTTAAGTACCACCTTAGTTCTCTTTACACAAAGTATAGCCGTTCTAGAACGTTGTATATTCCCAGATCTCTACTCGAAAAGATGAAGCTCTACTATGATACAGAGCGCCCACTTTCTGAATCAAATCATTTATTTGTATCCAGTTCTAGTAATCACTCCTATGGGGATTGTATATCAAAAAGGTTTGCTACAGACACTTTTGCAAAAGTCAGAAGCAAGCTCATGATTGAAATCGACAAACATCCAGAGCGTTTCACTAGCTATCAAGAAATACAAAAACTTACTGTATACCACCACTTGAGACACTCTTTTGGAACTGACTTATTTTATAATCTATGTCGAAATGAAAATAAGAGATATGAGTCAATTGTTACTTCATCAAGTATTTATCTAACAACGGCAGTTCGATTAGGTCATAAAGTAGAAGGAAGAATGGCGAACAACGTAACTAAAGAATATATCCATAGTTGTGGGCTTCGAGAGCAGTTATTAACGGAGTCTATAAATGGATATTAA